One genomic segment of Arachis duranensis cultivar V14167 chromosome 4, aradu.V14167.gnm2.J7QH, whole genome shotgun sequence includes these proteins:
- the LOC107484873 gene encoding putative serine/threonine-protein kinase, translated as MNLAIRHITMIKNCFGALNWCRGRDDSDTAEKPQEQVIATKQFTYNSLRSATRDFHPSSKLGGGGYGVVHKGVLRDGTPVAIKSLSVESKQGTREFMTEIDMISNIRHPNLVGLVGCCVEGSHRILVYEFLENNSLASSLLGSKSKYVALDWPKRAAICRGTASGLVFLHDEAQPNIVHRDIKASNILLDENFSPKIGDFGLAKLFPDNVTHVSTRVAGTVGYLAPEYALLGQLTKKADVYSFGVLMLEIISGKSSSKAAFGDNLLVLVEWAWKLKEENRLLDMVDPELAEFDEMEVFRFIKVALFCTQAAAQNRPNMKQVMEMLSKEVHINEKALTEPGIYRWHSSGKMGGSLNETPSSQLFKNKKTGMPHENSTNFSSNDVVTEMLPR; from the exons ATGAATTTGGCCATAAGGCATATAACCATGATTAAAAATTGCTTTGGTGCTTTGAATTGGTGTAGAGGGAGAGATGATAGTGATACTGCTGAGAAGCCACAGGAACAAG TCATTGCAACCAAACAATTTACCTATAACTCGTTGCGATCGGCAACCAGAGATTTTCACCCTTCAAGCAAACTTGGTGGAGGAGGTTATGGAGTTGTCCACAAG GGAGTTTTAAGAGATGGTACTCCAGTCGCTATCAAGTCTCTTTCTGTTGAGTCTAAACAAGGAACCCGTGAATTTATGACTGAAATTGATATGATATCGAATATACGGCATCCAAATCTTGTCGGACTAGTTGGCTGCTGTGTCGAGGGTAGTCATCGAATATTGGTGTATGAATTTCTGGAGAACAATAGCCTTGCAAGTTCTTTGCTTG gttcTAAAAGTAAATATGTTGCTCTGGATTGGCCGAAGAGGGCTGCTATTTGCCGCGGTACAGCTTCTGGTTTGGTGTTCCTCCATGATGAGGCTCAGCCAAACATTGTTCACAGAGATATCAAGGCCAGCAACATCCTTCTGGACGAGAACTTCAGCCCGAAAATTGGAGATTTTGGTCTTGCGAAACTTTTTCCTGATAATGTCACCCATGTTAGCACTCGAGTTGCAGGAACGGT GGGATACCTGGCACCGGAATATGCACTTCTAGGACAGCTTACAAAGAAAGCAGATGTATATAGTTTTGGGGTTCTCATGCTTGAAATAATCAGTGGTAAAAGTAGCAGCAAAGCTGCATTTGGAGACAATCTCCTGGTTCTGGTGGAGTGG GCTTGGAAGCTCAAGGAGGAAAATAGGCTTCTGGACATGGTCGATCCGGAACTAGCCGAATTCGATGAGATGGAGGTTTTCCGGTTCATTAAGGTTGCTCTATTTTGCACTCAGGCTGCCGCTCAGAATCGGCCTAACATGAAGCAAGTGATGGAAATGCTCTCAAAGGAAGTTCATATTAACGAGAAGGCGTTGACTGAGCCTGGAATATACAGATGGCATAGCTCTGGTAAGATGGGTGGTTCTTTGAATGAGACACCATCTTCTCAACTATTCAAGAACAAAAAAACCGGAATGCCGCATGAAAACTCAACCAACTTTAGCAGTAACGACGTCGTGACAGAGATGCTCCCCAGATAA